Proteins found in one Cryptococcus neoformans var. grubii H99 chromosome 14, complete sequence genomic segment:
- a CDS encoding YbgI/family dinuclear metal center protein — protein sequence MGGSPQITPLALIKRVWERIAPLQLAERSWDNVGPIIEAPYPNPSHRQVLLTIDLTPSVCAEALKHPSLSLIISYHPPIFRGLKSLTLSDPLQASLLKLSAKGISVFAPHTSLDATPNGINTWLIRPFIPLSISHDPIVPSDPLESFEGAGMGRIAKLSEPLDTRQAIKMVKDHLRLDFVQLAEPQPDVRKPIKSVAVCAGSGGSVFKGVEADLLITGEMSHHEILAYVASGTTVILTNHTNTERPYLSHVLRPWLQEELNKETKDQGDEYGANGGKWEVLVSKADADPLRVV from the exons ATGGGCGGATCTCCTCAGATTACTCCTCTGGCTCTCATCAAGCGTGTATGGGAGCGTATCGCACCTCTACAGCTTGCTGAAAGAAGCTGGGACAAT GTCGGGCCTATCATCG AGGCCCCTTATCCCAATCCTTCTCATCGCCAGGTGCTTCTTACCATTGA TCTGACTCCGTCTGTCTGCGCCGAGGCCCTGAAACATCCATCATTatcgctcatcatctcctaTCACCCTCCAATCTTCCGTGGACTCAAGTCCCTGACATTATCTGACCCTTTGCAGGCTTCACTTCTCAAGCTTTCCGCCAAAGGTATCTCTGTCTTTGCTCCTCACACCAGTCTCGATGCGACGCCCAACGGTATCAACACCTG GTTGATCAGACCCTTCatccctctttccatctcccacgACCCGATCGTCCCTTCAGACCCTCTTGAATCCTTTGAAGGTGCCGGTATGGGACGCATCGCCAAACTCTCTGAGCCTTTGGACACCCGTCAGGCCATCAAGATGGTCAAAGATCATTTGCGTTTGGATTTCGTTCAACTTGCTGAACCCCAGCCTGATGTGCGTAAGCCTATCAAATCCGTTGCTGTCTGTGCCGGCTCGGGTGGGAGTGTGTTCAAAGGAGTGGAGGCGGATTTATTGATCACTGGGGAGATGTCACAC CACGAAATTCTTGCGTACGTAGCTTCTGGAACCACTGTGATCCTCACCAATCACACAAACACCGAGCGCCCTTACCTTTCCCATGTGCTGCGACCGTGGTTACAGGAAGAACTGAATAAGGAGACTAAAGATCAAGGCGATGAATACGGGGCGAATGGGGGTAAATGGGAGGTGCTAGTCAGCAAAGCTGATGCGGATCCCTTGAGGGTTGTTTGA
- a CDS encoding ABC transporter, which yields MPLPPLTIIHYIHPILLSLPLPFLLTPTSPPPPPPPGLVPITVQRISPRRTLILTLLALLGFTSFLDVIILVANALSARARYGDDLPLYLTGAQLGGEIAYSLGGLVAWGVALVACSWRNRFSSGLAVLASLGIIGEILNLVWLVKREVHTGNSEKLFAILSLIPSSSRILILPLLFLATLSPRVSYEPADERSGLLAANSATNGRLLEPGTTNAYGTFGTGTATPANPPQDEEQTEQQRQEERAKQKKIKLTKALGSRRQPKKVLSWSEGWPKFKKLIPTLWPSTNKKLQVYVIITAALILIQRFLNPLSPITLGWVVQALSSWQYPSDVWKALGAYLAVRMVNSYNFISIAQQYFWIPVVQYTDREMQMICFNHLLDLSLSYHTRRNTGEVMRIIDRGSAINELFRTILFSVVPTLSDTVIGFSVFIWLFGPWITFGILAVMVPYCVFSIFATRYSQKYRREYIDTDVRQRGIVSDVLTNWESVKYFTSEHREVARFEEAVDEVMKVDYQWRMGLQAIYAVQSLLLVTAFAVGAILLSVKIMHGQANAATFVVYITYFGQFTQPLNQLSSLYKNISSDIIDAEKMLSLLGEKTEIKDDPGAKEMVVTDGVIEFDNVTFSYDGTKDAIKNVSFKLEKGESLALVGETGSGKSTILRLLYRFYDITSGHIYIDGQDISKVTQESLRKAIGIVPQDSVLWNDTIGANIAYGKPDASDEEIIEAAKAGRIHDKVMTFEDQYDTIVGERGVRLSGGEKQRVSLARMFLKSPLILVLDEATSALDTETEREIQKSLSKLAEGRTSLSIAHRLSTIINSDKIMVMKEGQILEIGGYKELIDKNGAFARMWKRQIYTEAELLEGDAIDKFASALPTADDFKAFRKEKHAKEKPENGGGDNNEQTVAATSNSNEESKDQDDQQEGPKSTGETVDKPGYKVDTPTSADQPGAQSFAEVVKSEAHEGKDMPSTYAEAVAEPSQPEETNDKDKQAVSREAGGFITESVPSVSGPSAPSNGDYSGAPATPKTVPFPSVYDSRRASYPAAQGTPVHRLSTFSTLSASPSISSLSRASPSSAKSDAVSGDSSKQDTPGASSNKEDKRRKRLSSIKGFVRRISDQGGLIRSASGLRSPKPERDSGLNIDDGLVPETGEAAGEVIDERTALLQGRDPIQAGDTIPAPAGGQAAEQVERAEQVLAPTSQPSSIKAHGRDSSRKEKKKKKNRR from the exons ATGCCATTACCCCctctcaccatcatccactACATCcaccccatcctcctctccctcccacttccattccttcttACCCCCACCTCTCCCccaccccctcctcctcctggtCTCGTGCCCATAACCGTCCAACGCATATCCCCTCGTCGAACGCTCATCCTTACCCTCCTAGCGCTTCTTGGATTTACATCGTTCTTAGACGTCATTATCCTTGTAGCGAATGCCCTATCCGCTCGGGCCCGGTATGGCGATGATCTACCTCTTTACCTCACTGGTGCACAGCTAGGCGGGGAGATTGCGTATTCTCTAGGCGGCCTTGTGGCGTGGGGTGTAGCGTTGGTAGCTTGTTCGTGGAGGAACAGGTTTTCAAGTGGTTTGGCGGTCTTAGCGTCGTTGGGTATCATCGGCGAGATTCTTAACCTCGTATGGCTCGTGAAAAGGGAAGTGCATACTG GCAACTCCGAGAAGCTCTTCGCTATCCTCTCGCTTATACCGAGTTCTTCACGTATCCTTATATTGCCTTTGCTCTTCCTAGCCACACTCTCCCCACGAGTGTCCTATGAGCCCGCTGATGAGCGTTCCGGACTGCTTGCTGCCAATTCTGCTACGAACGGCCGTTTGTTGGAACCCGGCACGACAAATGCGTATGGAACCTTTGGTACTGGCACCGCTACTCCGGCGAATCCTCCCCAGGATGAAGAACAGACGGAGCAACAACGCCAAGAAGAACGAGCGAAAcaaaagaagatcaagctTACCAAGGCGTTGGGGTCGAGACGGCAGCCGAAAAAGGTCCTTTCTTGGAGTGAGGGGTGGCCGAAATTCAAGAAGTTGATACCCACCCTTTGGCCGTCCACAAACAAGAAGCTACAAGTCTACGTGATCATCACAGCGGCACTTATCCTGATCCAACGTTTCTTAAACCCTCTCTCGCCTATCACCCTTGGGTGGGTTGTTCAGGCATTGTCGAGCTGGCAATATCCTAGCGATGTTTGGAAGGCTTTGGGTGCATACCTTGCAGTGAGAATGGTGAACAGTTATAACTTTATCAGTATCGCGCAACAATATTTTTGGATTCCCGTCGTCCAATATACCGACAGAGAAATGCAGATGATCTGCTTCAATCACCTTCTcgatctttctctttcgtACCATACCCGACGAAACACCGGTGAGGTGATGCGTATCATCGACAGAGGTTCAGCTATCAATGAGCTTTTCCGCACAATCCTATTCAGTGTTGTGCCAACCTTGTCCGACACTGTTATTGGCTTCTCAGTCTTCATTTGGCTATTCGGCCCTTGGATTACGTTTGGGATCCTTGCTGTCATGGTTCCCTACTGCGTCTTTTCCATTTTCGCCACCAGATACAGCCAAAAATACAGGCGAGAGTACATTGACACCGACGTTCGTCAACGAGGCATCGTATCCGATGTTTTGACCAACTGGGAAAGCGTAAAGTACTTTACCTCTGAGCATCGCGAAGTGGCCCGTTTCGAAGAGGCTGTTGACGAGGTGATGAAAGTGGATTACCAATGGCGTATGGGTCTTCAAGCGATTTACGCAGTTCAAAGTTTGCTGCTCGTTACAGCTTTTGCGGTCGGTGCGATACTCCTCTCTGTCAAGATCATGCATGGACAAGCGAACGCTGCGACATTTGTTGTATACATCACCTACTTTGGGCAGTTTACACAGCCACTCAACCAGTTGAGTTCTCTTTACAAGAATATTAGTTCGGACATTATCGATGCCGAGAAGATGTTGAGCCTGTTGGGGGAAAAGACGGAGATCAAGGACGATCCTGGTGCCAAGGAAATGGTGGTCACTGATGGTGTCATTGAGTTTGACAACGTCACCTTTTCCTATGACGGCACCAAGGATGCTATCAAGAATGTCTCGTTCAAGTTGGAGAAAGGCGAGTCTCTGGCATTAGTAGGTGAGACTGGTTCAGGCAAATCTACCATCCTGCGTCTCCTCTATCGCTTTTACGACATTACATCTGGTCATATCTACATTGATGGCCAAGACATCTCCAAAGTGACACAAGAATCGCTTCGCAAAGCCATTGGGATTGTACCTCAGGACTCGGTACTTTGGAACGACACCATCGGGGCTAACATTGCATATGGCAAGCCTGATGCGAGTGACGAGGAGATTATTGAGGCAGCAAAGGCAGGAAGGATACACGATAAAGTCATGACATTTGAGGATCAGTATGACACCATTgtgggagaaagaggagtgCGTCTGTCGGGTGGAGAAAAGCAGAGAGTCAGTCTCGCGAGAATGTTTTTGAAATCGCCACTTATCCTC GTTTTGGATGAAGCAACCAGTGCACTTGATACGGAGACAGAACGTGAAATTCAAAAGTCACTTTCCAAACTT GCTGAAGGTCGCACAAGTCTTTCTATTGCCCACCGACTTTCAACAATCATCAATTCCGACAAGATCATGGTTATGAAGGAAGGACAAATCCTCGAGATAGGAGGCTACAAGGAGTTGATTGACAAGAATGGTGCTTTTGCTAGAAT GTGGAAGCGACAGATTTACACTGAAGCCGAGCTCCTTGAAGGCGATGCCATAGACAAATTTGCGAGCGCCTTACCTACTGCTGATGATTTTAAAGCTTTcagaaaggaaaaacaTGCGAAAGAGAAGCCTGAAAATGGTGGGGGTGATAATAACGAACAAACTGTCGCCGCTACTTCAAACTCCAACGAGGAGTCGAAGGACCAAGATGACCAGCAAGAAGGGCCTAAATCTACTGGTGAGACAGTAGATAAACCCGGGTACAAAGTAGACACTCCTACTTCTGCGGACCAGCCTGGAGCACAGAGTTTTGCAGAGGTTGTCAAGTCTGAGGCTcatgaaggaaaagacaTGCCATCTACTTATGCCGAAGCTGTCGCTGAACCTTCGCAGCCCGAAGAAACAAATGACAAGGACAAGCAAGCCGTGTCCAGAGAAGCTGGTGGATTTATTACAGAATCGGTGCCGAGCGTATCTGGACCTTCTGCGCCAAGCAATGGGGACTATAGTGGTGCTCCTGCCACACCCAAAACTGTACCCTTCCCATCCGTTTACGACTCTCGACGTGCGTCATACCCTGCTGCACAAGGTACACCTGTTCATCGACTATCTACTTTCTCCACGCTATCCGCTTCGCCCTCAATCTCCAGCCTTTCTCGCGCATCGCCGTCATCCGCCAAGTCTGACGCTGTCTCTGGTGATAGCAGTAAGCAAGACACACCGGGTGCATCTTCTAACAAGGAAGATAAACGACGAAAGCGCTTGAGCTCAATCAAGGGCTTTGTTCGACGTATAAGCGATCAAGGAGGGTTGATAAGGAGTGCCAGTGGCCTGAGAAGTCCAAAGCCGGAGCGTGATAGCGGGTTAAACATCGATGATGGACTCGTTCCTGAAACCGGTGAAGCAGCGGGCGAAGTTATCGATGAAAGGACTGCCCTCTTACAGGGTCGTGACCCTATACAGGCTGGCGATACTAttcctgctcctgctgGAGGCCAAGCGGCTGAACAGGTTGAGCGGGCGGAACAGGTTCTGGCTCCCACATCACAgccctcttccatcaagGCTCATGGGCGAGACAGTtcgagaaaggagaagaagaagaagaagaataggCGTTAA
- a CDS encoding phosphatidylinositol glycan, class O has product MPEISPQSQNGGELAKSTTKSSSWLRNLSRFNLAALILFYVACLHVIGLYVFTQGFLLSRLAIPHASPAYNVSNPSPIAAIHSKAVIIVIDALRTDFISPYYPQPPSPHHHGVLSLPAELTQSRPEHSLIFNSFSDPPTSTMQRIKGITTGSLPTFIDIGSNFASTAIEEDSLVSQLVAANKTVGFMGDDTWMNLFPSSFHPNMSHPYDSFNVEDLHTVDNGVITHLFPYLHPSNQSQWDVLIGHFLGVDHVGHRVGPHRDTMTEKLTQMNEVLEKVVDLIDEETLLVVLGDHGMDDKGNHGGDSEMETSSALWLYSKGPALINPAVVQGKDTSSIFKSLPTYTFPKSTLPLRQINQIDIVPTLALLLGIPIPYNNLGSVIPECFSNNLETLEVAQRVTAEGIWRYVEAYGDKEVKENLKTAWRHAQSQYQKGNLPASIIAHRAFSLDALAHLRSLWAQFSMPLIVIGSLILGLCALTLIALYVGVRNNGVNWDVYARLALETATMGSTVLASIAGTAAGVYTARPIVAIKVFIVSAALISEVILILPLFVKSSLSLALPLPTSFSINRHIGPFILIVHALSFASNSFIMWEDRVVVYLISTIPIIYIIRALSAPTADMRLKIIFLSLAFTILSRLAGTVTICREEQQPYCSVTFFSGVTATAPTWALIAIVPLALQIPRAIGITLSRSKSLAGPAPFILGILWRAVLVANSVYWVLEFFESFDGLNPARIPLVSFLKLWLARCSAGASLGAIPYVWLTSPLCISVERTADQATGEEEVTVFGFANAFGSTYILYTLAPFALVHLVSQPMAQLTLTAFLVGLLVYLELVDTRRDAVILTTSFASLGNNKNNNNAASPAGLASFDPADTAQTIVRPSFTDVVPLALYGFLTFFATGHQAVISSIQWKSAFVGFSTANYLFSPVLVVLNTWGGFFLSAIAVPLLAIWNIAPRPRESIPTLAHALQVTLAFLVYHTVVAFASAVTAAWLRRHLMVWKVFAPRFMMAGVTLLVVDVGLALGLFGVRVTGWKVKKTFGCESI; this is encoded by the coding sequence ATGCCCGAGATATCCCCACAGTCCCAAAATGGTGGAGAACTGGCCAAGTCGACAACAAAATCGAGCTCTTGGCTACGGAACCTCTCGAGGTTTAACCTTGCTGCCCTCATCTTATTTTACGTCGCCTGCCTTCACGTCATTGGGTTATACGTCTTCACGCAAgggtttcttctttcccgcTTGGCTATCCCCCATGCTTCTCCCGCCTATAATGTATCCAACCCCTCACCCATCGCCGCTATCCACTCTAAAGCAGTCATCATAGTCATTGACGCTCTCCGTACCGACTTCATCTCCCCGTATTACCCTCAACCACCTTCACCTCATCATCACGGAGTCCTCTCCCTACCTGCCGAGCTCACACAAAGTCGACCGGAACAttccctcatcttcaactcCTTTTCTGACCCCCCTACCTCTACAATGCAACGCATCAAGGGTATTACCACCGGGTCATTACCTACATTCATCGATATCGGCTCAAACTTTGCGTCAACTgccattgaagaagattcgCTCGTCTCTCAGCTCGTAGCGGCGAACAAGACGGTCGGATTTATGGGCGATGACACGTGGATgaacctctttccttcttctttccacccCAACATGTCCCATCCGTACGATTCATTCAATGTCGAGGATCTACACACTGTCGATAACGGCGTCATTACCCACCTTTTCCCTTAcctccatccttccaaccAGTCTCAATGGGACGTCCTTATCGGTCATTTCCTGGGAGTAGACCATGTCGGCCATCGTGTGGGGCCTCATAGGGATACCATGACCGAGAAACTTACTCAGATGAACGAAGTGCTGGAAAAGGTTGTGGATTtgattgatgaagagacTCTTCTTGTCGTTCTCGGTGATCACGGGATGGACGATAAGGGTAACCATGGGGGCGACTCGGAGATGGAGACCTCATCTGCTCTTTGGCTCTATTCCAAAGGCCCTGCGCTGATCAACCCCGCGGTCGTCCAAGGCAAAGAcacctcttccatttttAAATCTTTGCCTACCTATACTTTCCCGAAATCGACCTTGCCTCTCAGGCAGATTAACCAAATCGATATTGTTCCTACTCTCGCACTATTGCTCGGCATCCCTATCCCTTATAACAACCTCGGGTCCGTCATCCCCGAGTGTTTTTCGAATAATCTCGAAACTTTGGAGGTGGCACAAAGGGTGACTGCAGAGGGTATATGGAGATACGTCGAAGCGTACGGAGACAAGGAAGTCAAGGAAAACTTGAAGACGGCTTGGCGTCACGCCCAATCCCAGTACCAAAAGGGCAACCTGCCAGCCTCCATCATCGCTCACCGCGCCTTCTCCCTCGACGCTCTCGCCCACCTCCGATCACTCTGGGCTCAATTCTCCATGCccctcatcgtcattggctctctcatccttggcCTTTGCGCGCTTACCCTCATCGCACTTTACGTCGGCGTGCGTAACAATGGTGTCAACTGGGACGTTTACGCGCGATTGGCCTTGGAGACTGCTACAATGGGATCGACTGTCCTCGCGAGTATTGCAGGGACAGCAGCGGGGGTGTATACCGCCCGGCCGATCGTGGCTATCAAAGTCTTCATCGTTTCCGCAGCCTTGATCTCCGAGGtgatcctcatccttccctTATTCGTCAaatcctctctctctctcgctctccctctcccgaCTTCATTCTCGATCAACAGACATATCGGCCCCTTCATCCTTATTGTCCATGCATTGTCGTTCGCTTCCAACTCATTCATCATGTGGGAAGACCGGGTGGTTGTCTATCTCATATCTACTATCCCTATCATCTATATCATCCGAGCACTTTCCGCTCCTACAGCCGATATGCGTCTCaaaatcatcttcctctctctcgccttcaccatcctctctcGTCTGGCTGGAACGGTCACCATATGCAGGGAAGAACAACAGCCATACTGCAGCGTCACTTTCTTCTCGGGGGTGACCGCTACCGCCCCTACATGGGCACTCATCGCCATCGTCCCGCTTGCCCTCCAAATCCCTCGCGCCATCGGTATCACCCTCTCCCGCTCCAAATCCCTCGCTGGGCCTGCACCTTTCATACTCGGTATCCTCTGGCGTGCCGTGCTCGTCGCCAACTCAGTTTACTGGGTCCTCGAGTTTTTCGAATCGTTCGACGGGCTCAACCCTGCCCGGATCCCGCTGGTCAGTTTCCTCAAACTCTGGCTCGCTCGATGTTCTGCAGGCGCGAGTCTAGGTGCTATCCCATACGTATGGCTCACTTCCCCCCTGTGTATCTCCGTAGAACGCACAGCGGATCAAGCGacgggtgaagaagaagtgacaGTGTTCGGGTTCGCCAATGCCTTTGGGTCGACGTATATTTTGTATACGCTCGCCCCGTTTGCGCTCGTACATCTAGTGTCGCAACCAATGGCCCAGTTGACACTGACCGCTTTCCTTGTCGGGCTTCTTGTATATCTCGAATTGGTCGATACGCGACGGGACGCCGTCATCCTTACAACATCCTTTGCTTCCTTGGGCAACAATaagaacaacaacaacgcTGCTTCACCAGCGGGACTTGCCTCGTTTGACCCGGCCGATACAGCACAAACCATCGTACGCCCCTCATTCACAGACGTTGTCCCTCTCGCTCTTTATGGGTTCCTCACATTCTTTGCAACAGGGCATCAAGCCGTCATTTCATCGATTCAGTGGAAATCTGCTTTCGTAGGTTTCTCCACTGCCAACTATCTGTTCTCCCCTGTACTCGTCGTCCTCAATACATGGGgaggcttcttcttgtcagCGATCGCTGTGCCTCTTCTGGCGATTTGGAATATCGCCCCTAGACCACGAGAGAGTATCCCGACCCTCGCACATGCTTTGCAGGTGACATTGGCGTTCTTGGTGTACCACACTGTGGTCGCATTCGCCAGTGCGGTCACAGCCGCGTGGTTGAGGAGGCATTTGATGGTGTGGAAGGTGTTTGCACCAAGGTTCATGATGGCAGGCGTAACGCTGTTGGTTGTGGATGTAGGGTTGGCCCTGGGATTGTTTGGAGTGAGAGTGACCGGGTGGAAGGTTAAGAAGACGTTTGGATGTGAGAGTATATAA
- a CDS encoding syntaxin 1B/2/3, with the protein MARDRLGNVNRQYGEQPTPGPTYPPPGNGVVAPTRNANPYAQQTSVAAAAPGGYGAQGGYGASAGNPYAQTGQAGNPYATGGQYGQQEQYAMGGANGGAGEDFWTELSNTNSLLSQLQEQIQAVRAAHQSSLTSTDPQAAAYAAQLNDQARAQREECKNEIKTLYKLAKGDRAQRTQAEGVKSRFQGLLQEHQVIEKEFRKKVKDRVERQYKIVNPNATEEEIREVTESDNPQVFSQALLNSNRYGAARGAYREVQERHAEIQKIEKTLTELAQMFQEMAMLVEQQDETIVNVETQAHGVDTDIKAGLVQTDKAVESARRARRKKWICFWIVVLIIVILAVILGAYFGTKK; encoded by the exons ATGGCTCGAGACAGGCTTGGAAACGTT AACCGACAGTACGG TGAACAACCCACTCCAGGACCGACCTACCCACCGCCCGGTAACGGTGTTGTCGCTCCCACTCGAAATGCCAACCCGTACGCCCAGCAGACTTCTGTCGCTGCGGCTGCCCCTGGTGGGTACGGCGCTCAGGGCGGCTACGGTGCGAGCGCTGGTAACCCATATGCCCAAACCGGTCAAGCTGGGAATCCCTACGCTACAGGAGGACAATATGGACAACAAGAACAATACGCAATGGGTGGGGCTAATGGTGGTGCGGGCGAGGATTTCTGGACTGAATTAAGCAACACGAACTCTCTTTTGAGTCAGTTGCAGGAGCAGATTCAGGCTGTCAGAGCAGCTCATCAATCCAGTTTG ACCTCAACGGACCCCCAGGCCGCTGCATATGCCGCTCAACTCAACGACCAAGCTCGTGCGCAACGGGAAGAATGCAAAAACGAAATCAAAACCCTTTACAAGCTCGCCAAGGGCGACCGTGCTCAAAGGACTCAGGCTGAAGGTGTTAAATCTCGTTTCCAAGGCCTGTTGCAGGAACATCAGGTAATTGAAAAGGAGTTTAGAAAGAAGGTCAAGGACAGAGTGGAAAGACAGTACAAGATTGTGAACCCCAACGccactgaagaagaaatcaGAGAGGTTACCGAGAGTGATAACCCTCAGGTCTTCTCACAAGCG TTGTTAAACTCTAACCGATATGGTGCTGCTCGAGGCGCATACAGAGAGGTTCAAGAGCGACATGCCGAGATTCAAAAGATTGAAAAGACTCTTACAGAACTCGCCCAGATGTTCCAAGAAATGGCTATGCTTGTTGAGCAGCAGGATGAGACAATTGTTAATGTGGAGACCCAAGCACACGGTGTGGATACAGACATCAAGGCAGG ATTGGTGCAGACGGACAAGGCGGTGGAAAGTGCAAGGCGTGCTAGGAGAAAGAAGTGGATCTGTTTCTGGATCGTCG TCCTTATCATTGTCATTCTCGCTGTCATTCTGGGTGCCTACTTTGGTACCAAGAAGTAA
- a CDS encoding cleft lip and palate associated transmembrane protein has translation MPPPQQAPEEGGQQQSKITGIVRSVAMFFAVQMALKYGMSYLGIGQQNVPARQPTAGDTASAPNVPRAQSAAMAPALPAWELGTPLSMVLYTSTSPTGQDIDPLHPLVQWDGLTYGNWNDEREADLVLDVPESVLHNGSWWLDIVLVKDGGLPLNKQPGTVYSQRKLLTRYYPKKRIRKEKKLIGGTEEDAEKIEEEPTEVLPQQIVSHWSNNLTLSIISNGGPISLQQLAPPTAPSYTFVDGATEGTKVYYPPIFANDFWLMKESLYPINESTKTLPLHINYHALSNMKHQIYASMTMSFEQAAAQGGGGVEFDEIKRTLLETNPWLLITTAIVTLLHTVFEFLAFSSDVSHWRKKDKDLVGVSLNTILTNCFVQLVILLYLHDSSEETSFMILFGQGIGLLIEAWKITKVTNVRIRPAPNSFIGYSLQFEDKRQLTEDEKKTQEYDALAFRIVSYFAIPLLGAYTVYSLLYETHRGWYSFIISTLAQAIYMFGFVQLIPQLIINYKLKSVAHMPMKAMMYKTLSTVVDDFFAFCIRMPWLHRLACFRDDVVFLVLLYQRWIYRIDYSRVNEYGQVNEGMVEDVGTADGAKEETKKTK, from the exons ATGCCCCCGCCCCAGCAAGCGCCCGAAGAGGGCGGACAGCAGCAGAGCAAGATCACAGGCATAGTCAGATCAGTCGCCATGTTCTTCGCAGTCCAAATGG CTTTGAAATATGGCATGTCCTAC CTTGGCATCGGTCAACAAAACGTTCCTGCAAGACAACCCACTGCTGGCGACACCGCGTCAGCGCCCAACGTCCCTCGAGCCCAGTCCGCAGCCATGGCCCCTGCTCTGCCCGCCTGGGAACTGGGCACCCCTCTATCTATGGTACTCTACACTAGCACTTCCCCCACTGGTCAAGATATCGACCCTCTGCATCCTCTTGTCCAGTGGGACGGTCTCACCTACGGTAACTGGAACGATGAACGTGAAGCCGACCTTGTTCTGGACGTTCCTGAAAGCGTCTTGCACAATGGTAGTTGGTGGTTGGACATTGTACTCGTCAAGGATGGCGGGCTCCCTCTTAACAAGCAGCCTGGCACCGTGTACAGTCAGAGGAAAT TGTTGACCCGCTACTACCCCAAGAAGCGTAtcaggaaagaaaagaaactTATCGGAGGTACCGAAGAGGATGCAGAAAAGATTGAGGAGGAACCAACCGAAGTTCTTCCTCAACAGATCGTCTCTCACTGGTCCAACAACTTGACTCTTAGCATCATCTCCAACGGTGGACCCATCTCGCTCCAGCAACTCGCTCCCCCTACTGCCCCGTCTTACACTTTTGTCGACGGCGCAACAGAAGGTACCAAAGTCTATTACCCTCCCATCTTTGCCAATGATTTCTGGCTTATGAAGGAAAGCCTCTACCCAATCAACGAGTCTACCAAGACACTTCCCTTGCACATCAATTACCACGCTCTTTCCAACATGAAGCACCAAATCTACGCTTCCATGACCATGTCTTTCGAGCAAGCCGCCGCCCAAGGCGGTGGCGGAGTGGAATTCGATGAGATCAAACGGACGTTACTCGAGACGAACCCTTGGTTACTCATCACCACCGCAATCGTCACCTTACTCCACACTGTATTCGAATTCCTCGCGTTCTCGAGCGATGTGTCGCactggaggaagaaggacaaggatcTCGTTGGAGTGTCGCTCAACACGATTTTGACCAACTGTTTTGTACAGCTGGTGATCTTGTTGTATTTGCATGATAGCTCGGAAGAGACCAGTTTTATGATCTTGTTCGGTCAGGGCAT TGGCCTTTTGATCGAGGCTTGGAAAATCACCAAAG TCACCAACGTCCGTATCCGCCCTGCACCCAATTCCTTCATCGGTTATTCTCTGCAATTTGAAG ATAAACGTCAACTcacagaggatgagaaaaagACCCAAGAGTACGACGCTTTGGCTTTCAGGATTGTGTCCTATTTCGCTATCCCATTGTTGGGCGCTTATACCGTCTATTCCT TGCTTTACGA GACGCACCGAGGATGGTATTCGTTCATTATTTCTACCCTCGCCCAAGCTATCTACATGTTTGGTTTCGTCCAGCTCATTCCGCAGCTGATCATCAACTATAAGCTCAAGAGCGTGGCCCACATGCC GATGAAGGCCATGATGTATAAGACTT TGTCAACTGTGGTGGATGACTTTTTCGCATTCTGCATCAGGATGCCTTGGCTCCATCGATTGGCTTGCTTCCG AGACGATGTCGtcttccttgtccttctttATCAACGATGGATCTACCGTATTGATTACTCACGAGTCAATGAGTATGGTCAGGTGAATGAAGGTATggtggaggatgttggTACCGCAGATGGAGCAAAGGAAGAGACCAAAAAGACAAAGTAA